A window of the Zeugodacus cucurbitae isolate PBARC_wt_2022May chromosome 4, idZeuCucr1.2, whole genome shotgun sequence genome harbors these coding sequences:
- the LOC105221110 gene encoding formin-binding protein 1-like isoform X3 — MFYKEFWDQYENISSQTNKGIEFLEKYCSFIQDRLAIEKEYATKLRRLAKSYQPKKREEEDNEFSSCQAFRNVLKEVNDLAGQREVVAESLEQRIVQGIQVLSKALRDERKRCLYEGTTLQQSLTAQLGALDRAKRNYEKAFRESEKAVENHKKADMDLNLSRAEVERYKNIMTAKIQQSDDAKNEYANQLQKTNNLQRQHYGVSLPTVFNRLQELDEKRTAGIREFIVGTAEVESSVAPIIARCMEGIVKAGESINEKEDSAKVIERYQSGFTPPTDIPFDDLSKHNPDSPLDSRVLSNNFTVKGTISKGVKKRTAIFSFFGSNKKIYEACITMKNSLTADGQKEDFSDLPPSQRRKKLQAKIADLQHKLQQEMATRDGLMKMKMVYESNSSLGNPMTVEGQLNESEHKMEKLRMDLKKFQGYLESANQMPLASNSPQASRILMQNGHRTSRHSNGSAEDHNDDGDDHGDDGGSLSRSGSEDNVAQIQNGHNNNNNGSSASPESGLGTSHTSLPGSGQGSANENAIGEDDYDGAEIEVLQPLGTCRALYPFEATSEGSIPMIEGEELQVIEIDQGDGWTRVRRANAANGWDEGFVPTSYIECTLPYIHLVESMAFIYKSNKAADCAEPSSSTSSTPTIDYFEQQHSSVV; from the exons ACGCCTAGCGAAAAGCTACCAGCCCAAAAAGCGCGAGGAGGAAGACAACGA ATTTTCATCCTGCCAAGCTTTCCGCAATGTTTTAAAAGAAGTCAACGACTTAGCCGGCCAGCGTGAAGTAGTCGCCGAATCATTGGAGCAACGCATAGTGCAAGGCATACAAGTGCTCTCCAAAGCGTTACGAGATGAACGAAAG CGATGTCTCTATGAAGGCACAACTCTACAACAGTCCCTCACCGCACAATTGGGCGCTTTGGATCGCGCCAAACGCAACTATGAGAAAGCCTTCCGCGAGTCGGAAAAAGCTGTGGAGAATCACAAGAAAGCCGATATGGATCTGAATCTGAGTCGAGCCGAAGTGGAACGCTATAAGAATATAATGACGGCGAAGATACAACAATCGGACGATGCGAAAAACGAATATGCCAATCAACTGCAGAAAACCAATAATCTACAAAGGCAGCACTACGGTGTCTCATTGCCAACA GTTTTCAATCGCCTACAAGAGTTGGATGAGAAGCGCACAGCCGGCATACGTGAGTTCATCGTTGGCACAGCAGAGGTCGAATCATCGGTGGCGCCCATCATTGCACGGTGTATGGAGGGCATTGTCAAAGCGGGCGAGTCAATAAACGAAAAGGAAGACTCCGCCAAAGTCATAGAAAG ATATCAATCGGGCTTCACACCACCAACCGACATACCCTTCGATGATCTGTCAAAACATAATCCCGATTCACCGCTTGATTCCCGTGtgctttcaaataatttcaCCGTCAAGGGCACCATCAGCAAAGGCGTTAAGAAACGCACAGCGATCTTTAGCTTCTTCGGTAGCAATAAG AAGATTTATGAAGCCTGTATCACCATGAAG AACTCACTAACGGCGGACGGCCAAAAGGAAGACTTCAGCGATTTACCACCGAGTCAACGGCGCAAGAAGCTACAAGCTAAAATTGCCGACTTGCAGCATAAACTGCAACAGGAGATGGCCACACGTGATGgtctgatgaaaatgaaaatggtcTATGAGTCGAATTCATCGCTGGGCAATCCGATGACAGTCGAAGGACAACTGAATGAGTCCGagcacaaaatggaaaaattacgCATGGACTTGAAGAAGTTCCAAGGCTATTTGGAGAGTGCGAATCAAATGCCACTGGCCAGTAATAGTCCGCAAGCGAGTCGCATACTCATGCAAAATGGACATCGAACATCGAG ACATTCCAATGGCAGTGCCGAAGATCACAACGATGATGGCGACGATCATGGTGATGATGGTGGCAGCTTAAGCAGGTCAGGTTCTGAGGATAATGTGGCGCAAATACAAAATGggcataataataacaataacgg CAGTTCGGCTAGTCCCGAAAGCGGTTTGGGTACATCGCACACCTCACTGCCGGGTTCAGGACAGGGTAGTGCGAACGAGAACGCCATCGGCGAGGATGACTATGATGGTGCGGAGATCGAGGTGCTGCAGCCGTTGGGCACATGTAGAGCGCTCTATCCCTTCGAAG CGACCAGCGAAGGCAGCATACCGATGATTGAGGGCGAGGAACTGCAAGTCATTGAGATCGATCAGGGTGATGGTTGGACGCGCGTGCGCCGTGCCAATGCCGCGAACGGCTGGGATGAGGGATTTGTGCCGACTAGTTATATTGAATGTACACT TCCCTACATACATTTGGTTGAGAGCATGGCATTCatttataaaagcaacaaagctGCCGACTGCGCTGAGCCGAGCAGTTCCACGAGCAGCACACCGACTATTGACTATTTCGAGCAACAACACAGCAGTGTTGTTTAG
- the LOC105221110 gene encoding formin-binding protein 1-like isoform X4: MFYKEFWDQYENISSQTNKGIEFLEKYCSFIQDRLAIEKEYATKLRRLAKSYQPKKREEEDNEFSSCQAFRNVLKEVNDLAGQREVVAESLEQRIVQGIQVLSKALRDERKRCLYEGTTLQQSLTAQLGALDRAKRNYEKAFRESEKAVENHKKADMDLNLSRAEVERYKNIMTAKIQQSDDAKNEYANQLQKTNNLQRQHYGVSLPTVFNRLQELDEKRTAGIREFIVGTAEVESSVAPIIARCMEGIVKAGESINEKEDSAKVIERYQSGFTPPTDIPFDDLSKHNPDSPLDSRVLSNNFTVKGTISKGVKKRTAIFSFFGSNKNSLTADGQKEDFSDLPPSQRRKKLQAKIADLQHKLQQEMATRDGLMKMKMVYESNSSLGNPMTVEGQLNESEHKMEKLRMDLKKFQGYLESANQMPLASNSPQASRILMQNGHRTSRHSNGSAEDHNDDGDDHGDDGGSLSRSGSEDNVAQIQNGHNNNNNGSSASPESGLGTSHTSLPGSGQGSANENAIGEDDYDGAEIEVLQPLGTCRALYPFEATSEGSIPMIEGEELQVIEIDQGDGWTRVRRANAANGWDEGFVPTSYIECTLPYIHLVESMAFIYKSNKAADCAEPSSSTSSTPTIDYFEQQHSSVV; encoded by the exons ACGCCTAGCGAAAAGCTACCAGCCCAAAAAGCGCGAGGAGGAAGACAACGA ATTTTCATCCTGCCAAGCTTTCCGCAATGTTTTAAAAGAAGTCAACGACTTAGCCGGCCAGCGTGAAGTAGTCGCCGAATCATTGGAGCAACGCATAGTGCAAGGCATACAAGTGCTCTCCAAAGCGTTACGAGATGAACGAAAG CGATGTCTCTATGAAGGCACAACTCTACAACAGTCCCTCACCGCACAATTGGGCGCTTTGGATCGCGCCAAACGCAACTATGAGAAAGCCTTCCGCGAGTCGGAAAAAGCTGTGGAGAATCACAAGAAAGCCGATATGGATCTGAATCTGAGTCGAGCCGAAGTGGAACGCTATAAGAATATAATGACGGCGAAGATACAACAATCGGACGATGCGAAAAACGAATATGCCAATCAACTGCAGAAAACCAATAATCTACAAAGGCAGCACTACGGTGTCTCATTGCCAACA GTTTTCAATCGCCTACAAGAGTTGGATGAGAAGCGCACAGCCGGCATACGTGAGTTCATCGTTGGCACAGCAGAGGTCGAATCATCGGTGGCGCCCATCATTGCACGGTGTATGGAGGGCATTGTCAAAGCGGGCGAGTCAATAAACGAAAAGGAAGACTCCGCCAAAGTCATAGAAAG ATATCAATCGGGCTTCACACCACCAACCGACATACCCTTCGATGATCTGTCAAAACATAATCCCGATTCACCGCTTGATTCCCGTGtgctttcaaataatttcaCCGTCAAGGGCACCATCAGCAAAGGCGTTAAGAAACGCACAGCGATCTTTAGCTTCTTCGGTAGCAATAAG AACTCACTAACGGCGGACGGCCAAAAGGAAGACTTCAGCGATTTACCACCGAGTCAACGGCGCAAGAAGCTACAAGCTAAAATTGCCGACTTGCAGCATAAACTGCAACAGGAGATGGCCACACGTGATGgtctgatgaaaatgaaaatggtcTATGAGTCGAATTCATCGCTGGGCAATCCGATGACAGTCGAAGGACAACTGAATGAGTCCGagcacaaaatggaaaaattacgCATGGACTTGAAGAAGTTCCAAGGCTATTTGGAGAGTGCGAATCAAATGCCACTGGCCAGTAATAGTCCGCAAGCGAGTCGCATACTCATGCAAAATGGACATCGAACATCGAG ACATTCCAATGGCAGTGCCGAAGATCACAACGATGATGGCGACGATCATGGTGATGATGGTGGCAGCTTAAGCAGGTCAGGTTCTGAGGATAATGTGGCGCAAATACAAAATGggcataataataacaataacgg CAGTTCGGCTAGTCCCGAAAGCGGTTTGGGTACATCGCACACCTCACTGCCGGGTTCAGGACAGGGTAGTGCGAACGAGAACGCCATCGGCGAGGATGACTATGATGGTGCGGAGATCGAGGTGCTGCAGCCGTTGGGCACATGTAGAGCGCTCTATCCCTTCGAAG CGACCAGCGAAGGCAGCATACCGATGATTGAGGGCGAGGAACTGCAAGTCATTGAGATCGATCAGGGTGATGGTTGGACGCGCGTGCGCCGTGCCAATGCCGCGAACGGCTGGGATGAGGGATTTGTGCCGACTAGTTATATTGAATGTACACT TCCCTACATACATTTGGTTGAGAGCATGGCATTCatttataaaagcaacaaagctGCCGACTGCGCTGAGCCGAGCAGTTCCACGAGCAGCACACCGACTATTGACTATTTCGAGCAACAACACAGCAGTGTTGTTTAG
- the LOC105221110 gene encoding formin-binding protein 1-like isoform X9, with protein MFYKEFWDQYENISSQTNKGIEFLEKYCSFIQDRLAIEKEYATKLRRLAKSYQPKKREEEDNEFSSCQAFRNVLKEVNDLAGQREVVAESLEQRIVQGIQVLSKALRDERKRCLYEGTTLQQSLTAQLGALDRAKRNYEKAFRESEKAVENHKKADMDLNLSRAEVERYKNIMTAKIQQSDDAKNEYANQLQKTNNLQRQHYGVSLPTVFNRLQELDEKRTAGIREFIVGTAEVESSVAPIIARCMEGIVKAGESINEKEDSAKVIERYQSGFTPPTDIPFDDLSKHNPDSPLDSRVLSNNFTVKGTISKGVKKRTAIFSFFGSNKNSLTADGQKEDFSDLPPSQRRKKLQAKIADLQHKLQQEMATRDGLMKMKMVYESNSSLGNPMTVEGQLNESEHKMEKLRMDLKKFQGYLESANQMPLASNSPQASRILMQNGHRTSRHSNGSAEDHNDDGDDHGDDGGSLSRSGSEDNVAQIQNGHNNNNNGSASPESGLGTSHTSLPGSGQGSANENAIGEDDYDGAEIEVLQPLGTCRALYPFEATSEGSIPMIEGEELQVIEIDQGDGWTRVRRANAANGWDEGFVPTSYIECTLYA; from the exons ACGCCTAGCGAAAAGCTACCAGCCCAAAAAGCGCGAGGAGGAAGACAACGA ATTTTCATCCTGCCAAGCTTTCCGCAATGTTTTAAAAGAAGTCAACGACTTAGCCGGCCAGCGTGAAGTAGTCGCCGAATCATTGGAGCAACGCATAGTGCAAGGCATACAAGTGCTCTCCAAAGCGTTACGAGATGAACGAAAG CGATGTCTCTATGAAGGCACAACTCTACAACAGTCCCTCACCGCACAATTGGGCGCTTTGGATCGCGCCAAACGCAACTATGAGAAAGCCTTCCGCGAGTCGGAAAAAGCTGTGGAGAATCACAAGAAAGCCGATATGGATCTGAATCTGAGTCGAGCCGAAGTGGAACGCTATAAGAATATAATGACGGCGAAGATACAACAATCGGACGATGCGAAAAACGAATATGCCAATCAACTGCAGAAAACCAATAATCTACAAAGGCAGCACTACGGTGTCTCATTGCCAACA GTTTTCAATCGCCTACAAGAGTTGGATGAGAAGCGCACAGCCGGCATACGTGAGTTCATCGTTGGCACAGCAGAGGTCGAATCATCGGTGGCGCCCATCATTGCACGGTGTATGGAGGGCATTGTCAAAGCGGGCGAGTCAATAAACGAAAAGGAAGACTCCGCCAAAGTCATAGAAAG ATATCAATCGGGCTTCACACCACCAACCGACATACCCTTCGATGATCTGTCAAAACATAATCCCGATTCACCGCTTGATTCCCGTGtgctttcaaataatttcaCCGTCAAGGGCACCATCAGCAAAGGCGTTAAGAAACGCACAGCGATCTTTAGCTTCTTCGGTAGCAATAAG AACTCACTAACGGCGGACGGCCAAAAGGAAGACTTCAGCGATTTACCACCGAGTCAACGGCGCAAGAAGCTACAAGCTAAAATTGCCGACTTGCAGCATAAACTGCAACAGGAGATGGCCACACGTGATGgtctgatgaaaatgaaaatggtcTATGAGTCGAATTCATCGCTGGGCAATCCGATGACAGTCGAAGGACAACTGAATGAGTCCGagcacaaaatggaaaaattacgCATGGACTTGAAGAAGTTCCAAGGCTATTTGGAGAGTGCGAATCAAATGCCACTGGCCAGTAATAGTCCGCAAGCGAGTCGCATACTCATGCAAAATGGACATCGAACATCGAG ACATTCCAATGGCAGTGCCGAAGATCACAACGATGATGGCGACGATCATGGTGATGATGGTGGCAGCTTAAGCAGGTCAGGTTCTGAGGATAATGTGGCGCAAATACAAAATGggcataataataacaataacgg TTCGGCTAGTCCCGAAAGCGGTTTGGGTACATCGCACACCTCACTGCCGGGTTCAGGACAGGGTAGTGCGAACGAGAACGCCATCGGCGAGGATGACTATGATGGTGCGGAGATCGAGGTGCTGCAGCCGTTGGGCACATGTAGAGCGCTCTATCCCTTCGAAG CGACCAGCGAAGGCAGCATACCGATGATTGAGGGCGAGGAACTGCAAGTCATTGAGATCGATCAGGGTGATGGTTGGACGCGCGTGCGCCGTGCCAATGCCGCGAACGGCTGGGATGAGGGATTTGTGCCGACTAGTTATATTGAATGTACACTGTATGCATAA
- the LOC105221110 gene encoding formin-binding protein 1-like isoform X8, with product MFYKEFWDQYENISSQTNKGIEFLEKYCSFIQDRLAIEKEYATKLRRLAKSYQPKKREEEDNEFSSCQAFRNVLKEVNDLAGQREVVAESLEQRIVQGIQVLSKALRDERKRCLYEGTTLQQSLTAQLGALDRAKRNYEKAFRESEKAVENHKKADMDLNLSRAEVERYKNIMTAKIQQSDDAKNEYANQLQKTNNLQRQHYGVSLPTVFNRLQELDEKRTAGIREFIVGTAEVESSVAPIIARCMEGIVKAGESINEKEDSAKVIERYQSGFTPPTDIPFDDLSKHNPDSPLDSRVLSNNFTVKGTISKGVKKRTAIFSFFGSNKNSLTADGQKEDFSDLPPSQRRKKLQAKIADLQHKLQQEMATRDGLMKMKMVYESNSSLGNPMTVEGQLNESEHKMEKLRMDLKKFQGYLESANQMPLASNSPQASRILMQNGHRTSRHSNGSAEDHNDDGDDHGDDGGSLSRSGSEDNVAQIQNGHNNNNNGSSASPESGLGTSHTSLPGSGQGSANENAIGEDDYDGAEIEVLQPLGTCRALYPFEATSEGSIPMIEGEELQVIEIDQGDGWTRVRRANAANGWDEGFVPTSYIECTLYA from the exons ACGCCTAGCGAAAAGCTACCAGCCCAAAAAGCGCGAGGAGGAAGACAACGA ATTTTCATCCTGCCAAGCTTTCCGCAATGTTTTAAAAGAAGTCAACGACTTAGCCGGCCAGCGTGAAGTAGTCGCCGAATCATTGGAGCAACGCATAGTGCAAGGCATACAAGTGCTCTCCAAAGCGTTACGAGATGAACGAAAG CGATGTCTCTATGAAGGCACAACTCTACAACAGTCCCTCACCGCACAATTGGGCGCTTTGGATCGCGCCAAACGCAACTATGAGAAAGCCTTCCGCGAGTCGGAAAAAGCTGTGGAGAATCACAAGAAAGCCGATATGGATCTGAATCTGAGTCGAGCCGAAGTGGAACGCTATAAGAATATAATGACGGCGAAGATACAACAATCGGACGATGCGAAAAACGAATATGCCAATCAACTGCAGAAAACCAATAATCTACAAAGGCAGCACTACGGTGTCTCATTGCCAACA GTTTTCAATCGCCTACAAGAGTTGGATGAGAAGCGCACAGCCGGCATACGTGAGTTCATCGTTGGCACAGCAGAGGTCGAATCATCGGTGGCGCCCATCATTGCACGGTGTATGGAGGGCATTGTCAAAGCGGGCGAGTCAATAAACGAAAAGGAAGACTCCGCCAAAGTCATAGAAAG ATATCAATCGGGCTTCACACCACCAACCGACATACCCTTCGATGATCTGTCAAAACATAATCCCGATTCACCGCTTGATTCCCGTGtgctttcaaataatttcaCCGTCAAGGGCACCATCAGCAAAGGCGTTAAGAAACGCACAGCGATCTTTAGCTTCTTCGGTAGCAATAAG AACTCACTAACGGCGGACGGCCAAAAGGAAGACTTCAGCGATTTACCACCGAGTCAACGGCGCAAGAAGCTACAAGCTAAAATTGCCGACTTGCAGCATAAACTGCAACAGGAGATGGCCACACGTGATGgtctgatgaaaatgaaaatggtcTATGAGTCGAATTCATCGCTGGGCAATCCGATGACAGTCGAAGGACAACTGAATGAGTCCGagcacaaaatggaaaaattacgCATGGACTTGAAGAAGTTCCAAGGCTATTTGGAGAGTGCGAATCAAATGCCACTGGCCAGTAATAGTCCGCAAGCGAGTCGCATACTCATGCAAAATGGACATCGAACATCGAG ACATTCCAATGGCAGTGCCGAAGATCACAACGATGATGGCGACGATCATGGTGATGATGGTGGCAGCTTAAGCAGGTCAGGTTCTGAGGATAATGTGGCGCAAATACAAAATGggcataataataacaataacgg CAGTTCGGCTAGTCCCGAAAGCGGTTTGGGTACATCGCACACCTCACTGCCGGGTTCAGGACAGGGTAGTGCGAACGAGAACGCCATCGGCGAGGATGACTATGATGGTGCGGAGATCGAGGTGCTGCAGCCGTTGGGCACATGTAGAGCGCTCTATCCCTTCGAAG CGACCAGCGAAGGCAGCATACCGATGATTGAGGGCGAGGAACTGCAAGTCATTGAGATCGATCAGGGTGATGGTTGGACGCGCGTGCGCCGTGCCAATGCCGCGAACGGCTGGGATGAGGGATTTGTGCCGACTAGTTATATTGAATGTACACTGTATGCATAA